A genomic stretch from Solirubrobacterales bacterium includes:
- a CDS encoding transposase, which translates to MANRYRVYPNQPQAEVLSRHCADVRFIWNLALEQLNHYDKRLASRRSPGPAERGRQLTELRATTWLGSGSSPVQQQALREFDRALKNWWGRSHRRPTWRKAGKHESFCIRDVQVRGLSRKWASIQVPKCGWVRFRLSRPMPESVGMARVTVDRAGRWHVAFSSPQSRIQRTGTGALIGIDMGIASTVTTSDGAHDNAPSVRGTADRRKIRLQRKLARQDPNSSRRARTRLALAKLAARQSDRLNDWREKATTQLVLNYDFIAIEDLNVRDMMASAKGTSDQPGKNVRAKSSLNRAIASKG; encoded by the coding sequence ATGGCCAATCGCTATCGCGTCTATCCGAACCAGCCGCAAGCCGAGGTGTTGTCCCGTCACTGTGCGGACGTTCGCTTCATCTGGAATCTCGCGCTTGAGCAGCTGAACCACTACGACAAGCGACTCGCCTCCCGCCGCTCGCCAGGCCCGGCAGAGCGCGGTCGCCAACTCACCGAACTACGCGCGACGACCTGGCTCGGGAGCGGCTCATCGCCTGTTCAACAACAGGCGCTTCGCGAGTTCGACCGAGCGCTCAAGAACTGGTGGGGCCGGAGTCATCGCCGCCCCACTTGGCGTAAGGCGGGCAAACACGAGAGCTTCTGCATCCGCGACGTGCAGGTTCGTGGGCTTAGCCGCAAGTGGGCGAGCATCCAGGTTCCGAAATGCGGATGGGTGCGTTTCCGACTCTCCAGACCAATGCCGGAGTCCGTTGGGATGGCACGCGTAACCGTGGACCGCGCTGGCCGTTGGCATGTTGCATTCTCATCTCCGCAGTCGCGGATCCAGCGCACGGGAACAGGCGCTCTGATCGGCATCGACATGGGGATCGCTTCCACAGTCACCACGAGCGACGGAGCGCATGACAATGCCCCTAGTGTGCGAGGCACGGCGGACCGGCGCAAGATCCGCCTCCAGCGCAAACTCGCACGGCAAGACCCAAACTCGTCCCGCCGCGCTCGCACCAGGCTTGCACTCGCAAAGCTGGCGGCGCGCCAGTCCGATCGTTTAAACGATTGGCGGGAGAAGGCGACCACGCAACTGGTGCTCAACTATGACTTCATCGCGATCGAAGACCTCAACGTGCGAGACATGATGGCCAGCGCAAAGGGCACGAGTGATCAACCAGGAAAGAACGTCCGCGCGAAGAGCAGTCTCAACCGCGCGATAGCTAGCAAAGGTTAG
- a CDS encoding amidase: MDVQEYMGYDATGLAELVASKQVTAAELLELARKRAAEVNPKINSIVIPIEKEADAQVADGGTPPGAFGGVPFLVKDLAQEYKGYPTTMGSRALRSFVADEHSLVVDRFLAAGLVIFGKTNTPEFGAKGITESELWGPCRNPWDLGRTPGGSSGGSASAVAAGIVPAAGANDGGGSIRIPAGCNGLVGLKPSRGLAPYGPQSNEPMFGMAVQGVVTRTVRDNAGLFDQIIGHTPNSDYNGQLPEVPFAELIKSAPGKLRIGYSAKSAITDSPDPEAVKALEATAQLLTELGHEVEEIDPPYDDKALAADFLTIWFAQVAGAIALAKEETGAKNTDFEADTLAMAELGRSNGVIEAAKAMAHNIDYVRAISNFHENYDYFLTPTISRKPVKIGELDTAPALQKGARFIHAARGGKLLLKTGIVEEMIVDNLGWVPYTQMANLTGRPAINVPVYWTDDGMPLGVQFNGRLGSDGALLQLAAQLEEAKPWAQRHPAPVK, encoded by the coding sequence GTGGACGTTCAGGAGTACATGGGATACGACGCGACCGGGCTGGCCGAGCTCGTCGCGAGCAAGCAGGTCACCGCGGCAGAGTTGCTCGAGCTCGCGCGCAAGCGCGCCGCCGAGGTCAATCCGAAGATCAACTCGATCGTCATTCCGATCGAGAAAGAGGCCGACGCACAGGTCGCAGATGGCGGCACTCCGCCCGGAGCATTTGGCGGCGTTCCGTTCCTCGTCAAGGACCTCGCACAGGAGTACAAGGGCTACCCGACGACCATGGGTTCGCGCGCGCTGAGGAGTTTCGTCGCCGACGAGCACTCGCTCGTGGTTGACCGTTTCCTCGCCGCGGGCCTCGTCATCTTCGGCAAGACCAACACGCCTGAGTTCGGCGCCAAGGGAATCACGGAATCTGAACTCTGGGGTCCGTGCCGCAATCCGTGGGACCTTGGTCGCACGCCGGGTGGTTCTTCGGGCGGATCGGCCTCGGCAGTCGCTGCGGGAATCGTCCCAGCCGCAGGCGCCAACGACGGCGGCGGATCGATCCGTATCCCGGCCGGCTGCAATGGACTTGTCGGCCTGAAGCCGAGCCGTGGACTTGCCCCGTACGGCCCGCAGTCCAATGAACCGATGTTCGGCATGGCGGTTCAGGGAGTGGTCACTCGCACAGTGCGAGACAACGCCGGGCTGTTCGACCAGATCATCGGTCACACGCCCAACTCCGACTACAACGGCCAGCTGCCAGAAGTGCCCTTCGCCGAGCTGATCAAGTCGGCGCCGGGCAAGCTCAGGATTGGCTACTCGGCAAAGTCGGCGATCACAGACTCTCCGGATCCCGAGGCCGTGAAGGCACTCGAAGCCACAGCCCAGCTCCTGACCGAACTCGGGCACGAGGTAGAAGAAATCGATCCGCCCTACGACGACAAGGCACTCGCCGCGGACTTCCTGACAATCTGGTTCGCGCAAGTTGCCGGGGCCATCGCACTCGCAAAGGAAGAGACCGGAGCCAAGAACACGGACTTCGAGGCCGACACGTTGGCGATGGCCGAGCTCGGCCGATCGAACGGCGTCATCGAAGCCGCGAAGGCGATGGCCCACAACATCGACTACGTCCGCGCGATCTCGAACTTCCACGAGAACTACGACTACTTCCTCACGCCAACGATCTCGCGTAAGCCGGTGAAGATCGGCGAGCTCGACACGGCGCCCGCCCTCCAAAAGGGAGCACGCTTCATTCACGCTGCACGCGGCGGCAAGCTGCTGCTCAAGACCGGAATCGTCGAGGAGATGATCGTGGACAACCTCGGCTGGGTGCCGTACACGCAGATGGCAAACCTGACCGGCCGTCCGGCGATCAACGTGCCCGTCTACTGGACCGATGACGGCATGCCGCTCGGCGTTCAGTTCAACGGCAGGCTCGGATCAGACGGCGCGCTGCTGCAGCTTGCGGCGCAGCTCGAAGAGGCCAAGCCCTGGGCGCAGCGCCACCCGGCACCTGTCAAGTAG
- a CDS encoding DEAD/DEAH box helicase — protein MANRSHAGARPKKSNGAQHRNTNKPKNPRHGSNNAGRGNKKKSKLIDTDLFINSDVQPAQQIDYIAKHKFVDFGFDERLERNVIARGYETPTQIQDESIKPIMEGRDLIGLANTGTGKTAAFILPIINKLLKTDGKNDVLIVTPTRELAAQIEDDFRAFTKGMKLYSALCVGGTNINPQIKALAKEPHVVIGTPGRLKDLLQQRKLDLDFTDTLVLDEADRMLDMGFIKDVRFLCDAVPAKRQTLCFSATVTREIQGLLDNLLTNPVKCSVRTNTTNDHIHQSIVHAGDKAEKVEQLHDILIKEDVTKAIVFMRTKWSAQKLSDNLVKRGFKSEAIHGNKSQPQRQRALNAFKSDKVNILVATDVAARGLDIPEVSHVINFDEPETHDDYIHRIGRTGRAGLGGNAVTFVEKRR, from the coding sequence ATGGCTAACCGCTCTCACGCCGGTGCGCGCCCAAAGAAATCCAATGGAGCGCAGCACCGCAACACAAACAAACCGAAAAACCCCCGTCACGGCAGCAACAACGCTGGCCGCGGCAACAAGAAGAAGTCGAAGCTGATCGACACGGACCTCTTCATCAACTCGGACGTCCAGCCCGCACAGCAGATCGACTACATCGCCAAGCACAAGTTCGTCGACTTCGGCTTCGACGAGCGCCTTGAGCGCAACGTCATTGCGCGTGGATACGAAACTCCGACGCAGATCCAGGACGAATCGATCAAGCCGATCATGGAAGGCCGCGACCTCATCGGTCTCGCCAACACCGGAACCGGCAAGACCGCCGCTTTCATTCTTCCGATCATCAACAAGCTGCTGAAGACCGACGGCAAGAATGACGTCCTCATCGTCACCCCGACCCGCGAGCTCGCAGCGCAGATCGAGGACGACTTCCGCGCCTTCACCAAGGGCATGAAGCTCTACTCCGCGCTCTGCGTCGGTGGCACGAACATCAACCCGCAGATCAAGGCACTGGCCAAAGAGCCGCACGTCGTGATCGGAACACCGGGCCGCCTGAAGGACCTTCTCCAGCAGCGCAAGCTCGATCTCGATTTCACCGACACGCTGGTGCTCGACGAGGCCGACCGCATGCTCGACATGGGCTTCATCAAGGACGTCCGCTTCCTCTGCGACGCAGTGCCGGCCAAGCGCCAGACGCTGTGCTTCTCAGCCACGGTCACCCGCGAGATCCAGGGATTGCTTGACAATCTCCTGACCAACCCGGTCAAGTGCTCGGTCCGTACGAACACGACCAATGACCACATTCACCAGTCGATCGTGCACGCCGGCGACAAGGCCGAGAAGGTCGAGCAGCTCCACGACATCCTGATCAAGGAAGACGTGACCAAGGCGATCGTCTTCATGCGCACCAAGTGGAGCGCCCAGAAGCTCTCCGACAACCTGGTCAAGCGTGGCTTCAAGTCCGAGGCAATCCACGGCAACAAGTCACAGCCGCAGCGCCAACGCGCGCTCAACGCGTTCAAGTCCGACAAGGTCAACATCCTCGTCGCGACCGACGTTGCAGCACGTGGCCTCGACATCCCTGAGGTCTCCCACGTCATCAACTTCGATGAGCCGGAGACGCACGACGACTACATCCACCGCATCGGCCGTACCGGCCGCGCGGGACTCGGCGGAAACGCCGTGACTTTCGTCGAGAAGCGCCGCTAA
- the glmU gene encoding bifunctional UDP-N-acetylglucosamine diphosphorylase/glucosamine-1-phosphate N-acetyltransferase GlmU: MAAVGAVVIMAGGKGTRMRSSLTKVRHPVGGLPMLVYPVLAAQHAGAERVVVITGPDDDFADILPDGTLTATQQEAKGTGDAVKAAEQAIGDAQHVIVLSGDVPLIDSVFVEGLAEVLHETGAAMVVATARLDDPTGYGRIVRSEDGSIERVVETKADGDATPEEHAIDEVNAGIYAFDRAKLFAALAQVGDDNAQGEYYLPDVLPILLADGELVVAYELDTPDYMLGVNDRADLGLVQQLMNARIITDHQLNGVTVIDPDSTWIEAAVQIGEDTVIEPGTYLRGTTEIGSRATIGPATTIAHCEIGDGATVLHSYLVQAKVGVNASVGPFAYLRPDAELAEGAKVGTFVEIKNSKIGPGAKVPHLSYIGDADVGEGANLGAATITANYDGKNKHRTVIGPGVRTGVDTTLVAPVTVGDGAYTGAGSVITRDVPANALAVARARQKTIEDYAKRKA, from the coding sequence ATGGCAGCAGTGGGCGCAGTCGTGATCATGGCCGGGGGCAAGGGCACCCGCATGCGCTCTTCGCTGACCAAAGTTCGCCATCCGGTGGGTGGCCTTCCGATGCTGGTCTATCCCGTCCTCGCCGCGCAGCACGCCGGCGCCGAGCGAGTGGTCGTGATCACCGGACCCGACGACGACTTCGCAGACATCCTTCCCGACGGCACGCTGACCGCGACCCAGCAGGAGGCGAAGGGCACGGGAGACGCAGTCAAGGCCGCCGAGCAAGCCATAGGCGACGCGCAGCACGTGATCGTCCTCAGCGGCGACGTGCCGCTGATCGATTCCGTGTTCGTGGAGGGCCTCGCTGAAGTGCTCCATGAGACCGGCGCCGCAATGGTCGTTGCCACCGCGCGCCTCGACGACCCGACTGGCTACGGCCGCATCGTGCGAAGCGAAGACGGCTCGATCGAACGCGTCGTCGAGACCAAGGCCGACGGCGACGCCACGCCCGAAGAACACGCGATCGACGAAGTCAACGCTGGCATCTACGCCTTCGATCGCGCGAAGCTTTTCGCGGCGCTCGCCCAGGTTGGCGACGACAACGCGCAGGGCGAGTACTACCTCCCCGACGTCCTTCCGATCCTGCTGGCAGATGGCGAGCTGGTCGTCGCCTACGAGCTCGACACACCCGACTACATGCTCGGCGTGAACGACCGCGCAGATCTTGGCCTCGTGCAGCAGCTGATGAACGCGCGCATCATCACCGATCACCAGCTCAACGGCGTGACCGTGATCGACCCGGATTCCACCTGGATCGAGGCCGCCGTGCAGATCGGCGAAGACACAGTGATCGAGCCCGGCACATACCTGCGCGGCACGACCGAGATCGGCAGCCGCGCAACGATCGGACCAGCAACCACGATCGCCCACTGCGAGATCGGCGACGGCGCGACCGTGCTGCACTCGTACCTGGTGCAGGCGAAGGTTGGAGTCAACGCCTCGGTCGGCCCGTTCGCGTATCTGCGACCAGATGCAGAGCTCGCCGAGGGCGCCAAAGTCGGCACTTTCGTGGAGATCAAGAACTCGAAGATCGGGCCCGGCGCAAAGGTGCCACACCTCTCCTACATCGGCGACGCCGACGTCGGCGAAGGCGCCAACCTCGGCGCCGCCACGATCACCGCGAACTACGACGGCAAGAACAAGCACCGCACCGTGATCGGACCCGGCGTTCGTACCGGCGTGGACACAACTCTTGTCGCCCCGGTGACTGTCGGCGATGGCGCCTACACTGGAGCTGGAAGTGTGATTACCAGGGACGTGCCGGCCAACGCTCTTGCGGTGGCCCGCGCCCGACAGAAGACCATTGAGGACTACGCGAAACGGAAGGCGTAA
- a CDS encoding VOC family protein, which translates to MELVGLRTTIYPTDDLVASVAYFNELLGIKPYFDEPFYVGYNVGGYELGVDPNSELADGVQSYWGVKDAAAAGAELIASGATEISAVNEVGDGIKVGQFRLPDGNLFAIIENPHFELP; encoded by the coding sequence ATGGAACTGGTCGGACTGCGCACGACGATCTACCCGACTGACGATCTGGTCGCGAGCGTCGCCTACTTCAACGAGTTGCTCGGGATCAAGCCGTACTTCGATGAGCCCTTCTATGTCGGCTACAACGTCGGCGGCTACGAGCTCGGGGTGGACCCGAACTCGGAGCTTGCCGACGGTGTGCAGAGCTATTGGGGCGTAAAGGACGCGGCGGCCGCGGGCGCGGAGCTGATCGCCTCGGGCGCGACCGAAATCAGCGCCGTGAACGAAGTCGGAGATGGGATCAAGGTCGGGCAGTTCCGGTTGCCCGACGGGAATCTCTTCGCGATCATCGAGAACCCGCACTTCGAGCTGCCCTAG
- a CDS encoding transposase yields the protein MIRVPARNTSIQCSVCGHTNKENRKSQAVFSCTSCGHLEHADVNAAKNILAAGLAAAGRGGIARPIAASAAPGSPNEASTALASIAA from the coding sequence GTGATTCGGGTCCCGGCACGGAATACAAGTATTCAATGCAGTGTGTGCGGACATACGAACAAGGAAAACCGCAAGAGCCAAGCGGTTTTCAGCTGCACTTCATGTGGACATCTCGAACATGCAGACGTGAATGCTGCAAAAAACATTCTGGCCGCGGGGCTCGCGGCTGCTGGACGTGGAGGGATCGCAAGACCGATCGCTGCTTCGGCGGCGCCCGGCAGTCCCAACGAAGCGTCAACCGCCTTAGCCTCGATTGCGGCTTAG
- a CDS encoding flavodoxin family protein, whose product MDINLDFSDLSATFINCTLKKSPEVSNTQGLIDISAAIMAKHGVTVNQIRSIDHEIAVGVYPDMREHGWDKDEWVDLWPTVFGADILVLAGPIWLGDNSSEMKKIIERLYAHSGERNDDGQWAYYGRVGGCLITGNEDGIKHCAMNILYSLQHVGYVIPPQADAGWIGEAGPGPSYLDAEGGGRDNDFTNRNTTFMTWNLMHIARMLKNAGGLPAYGNQAAEWDKGERFDFENPNPEYR is encoded by the coding sequence ATGGATATCAACCTCGACTTCTCGGACCTCTCGGCCACCTTCATCAACTGCACGCTGAAGAAATCGCCCGAAGTCTCAAACACTCAGGGCCTGATCGACATCTCTGCCGCGATCATGGCCAAGCACGGTGTCACTGTCAACCAGATCCGCTCGATCGATCACGAGATCGCGGTCGGTGTGTACCCAGACATGCGTGAGCACGGTTGGGACAAGGACGAGTGGGTCGATCTATGGCCGACCGTCTTCGGGGCCGACATCCTCGTGCTCGCTGGACCGATCTGGTTGGGCGACAACAGCTCCGAGATGAAGAAGATCATCGAGCGTCTGTACGCACACTCTGGCGAGCGCAATGACGACGGTCAGTGGGCCTACTACGGGCGCGTCGGCGGTTGCCTGATCACCGGCAACGAAGACGGCATCAAGCATTGCGCGATGAACATCCTCTATTCACTGCAGCACGTCGGATACGTGATCCCGCCGCAGGCTGACGCCGGTTGGATCGGCGAGGCCGGCCCCGGCCCGTCCTACCTCGACGCAGAGGGCGGAGGTCGGGACAACGACTTCACCAACCGGAACACCACGTTCATGACGTGGAACCTGATGCACATCGCGCGCATGCTGAAAAACGCCGGGGGTCTACCCGCCTATGGCAATCAGGCCGCCGAGTGGGACAAGGGCGAGCGCTTCGACTTCGAGAACCCGAATCCGGAGTACCGCTGA
- a CDS encoding RidA family protein translates to MGNRTNVSSGSPWEPKLGYSRAVVAGGFVFVAGTTGTGPDGELVGPGDAAAQTRQALANIAAALERAGASAADVVRTRLYVTDISKWEEIGIAHGEVFGEIRPAMAMVEVSSLIDPEMLVEIEADALMPA, encoded by the coding sequence ATGGGAAACAGGACAAATGTTTCGAGCGGGTCGCCGTGGGAGCCGAAGCTCGGGTACTCGCGAGCCGTGGTCGCGGGAGGATTCGTTTTCGTGGCCGGCACTACCGGCACAGGCCCCGACGGTGAACTCGTCGGACCTGGCGACGCTGCGGCCCAGACCCGCCAAGCACTCGCCAACATCGCCGCCGCGCTCGAACGCGCCGGAGCATCCGCAGCCGACGTTGTACGCACCCGCCTCTACGTCACCGACATCTCCAAGTGGGAAGAGATCGGCATCGCCCACGGCGAAGTCTTCGGTGAGATTCGCCCTGCGATGGCGATGGTTGAGGTCAGCTCGCTGATCGATCCGGAGATGCTGGTCGAGATCGAAGCGGACGCATTAATGCCTGCATAG